In Lachnospiraceae bacterium, the DNA window TATATGCTCCGTTTGAGCAGGAATTTGGCTGCAAGATCGTAACAGAAACAGGTGGTACCAATGACCGTTATACCAAGCTGGCAGCAGACAGCGAATCTTCTATTGATGTGATCGAGCTTTCTCAGGCCATGACTGCAAAGGGCGTAGATGAAGGACTTTTTGATACCATTGACTTAAGTAAGATCCCAAATGCCAAGAACCTGATCCCAGCTGCAAAAGAACTGGCTGAAAATGGCCAGGGCATTCCATATACCATTAACAGTATTGGTATCATTTATAATCCGGAGCTGACCGGTTTTGAGATCAAGAGTTTTGATGATCTGTGGGATTCACGTCTGGAAGGAATGGTTTCTATTCCTGAGATCACAACTACCTTTGGACCTGCTATGGTTTATGTAGCAGGCGATCACGCAGGTACTCCTGTGGCAGAGGATGAAGGTAAGGCTGCCTTTGAGACACTGGCAGAGTTAAAGCCAAATCTTGTTAAGACTTATACAAAATCTTCTGACCTGATCAACATGTTTACTTCAGGTGAAGTAGCAGCAGCTGTTGTAGGTGATTTCGGTGTTCCTACCATTGAAGCAGCAAATCCTGATCTGGTATACGTAACTCCAGAAGGAACTTATGCAAACTTTAATACCATTAACATTACCAAGAATTGTAAGAACATAGATTTGGCTTATGAATATTTAAATTACCGTATCAGTCCAGAGCTGCAGACTAAGACTGGTAAGGCATTAAATGAAGCTCCTACAAACACAGAGGTTGATTTTAATGAAGAAGAAGCAAAAGATATGACCTATGGGGAAACTGCTGATAACGCAAAAATCGTAGATTATTCTTTTGTAAACCCAATCTTAAACAACTGGATCGACCAGTGGAATAGAACTATCAACCAGTAGGAGAGAATATATGACCGCTGATCTTATCATTAAAAACGCTAATGTCTTTATGACCTACAGACAGTGTTTTGAAAAGCGGGATGTGGCAGTTGCAGGGGAAAAGTTTTATTGCGTTTCCCCTGCAATTGTTTATCCTGGGGTGAAGACCATTGATGCCAAAGGAAAATATATGATCCCT includes these proteins:
- a CDS encoding ABC transporter substrate-binding protein, with amino-acid sequence MKKRLAVVLCAAMMLSACGGASGSDQAADNKGQEADSKADSKEASKGDGKLVLSTYGLSEDISEDEVYAPFEQEFGCKIVTETGGTNDRYTKLAADSESSIDVIELSQAMTAKGVDEGLFDTIDLSKIPNAKNLIPAAKELAENGQGIPYTINSIGIIYNPELTGFEIKSFDDLWDSRLEGMVSIPEITTTFGPAMVYVAGDHAGTPVAEDEGKAAFETLAELKPNLVKTYTKSSDLINMFTSGEVAAAVVGDFGVPTIEAANPDLVYVTPEGTYANFNTINITKNCKNIDLAYEYLNYRISPELQTKTGKALNEAPTNTEVDFNEEEAKDMTYGETADNAKIVDYSFVNPILNNWIDQWNRTINQ